Proteins encoded within one genomic window of Corynebacterium aurimucosum:
- a CDS encoding anthranilate synthase component II, with product MNPHVVLIDNHDSFVYNLVDSLAGYNTTVFRNTVPVEEVLAAEPDIIILSPGPGHPRDAGSMMQLIDASLGRIPLLGICLGFQALLDHFGGTVEPCGPVHGSSVPMTLTDAGAKHPLFKGLTTDSEPDNPNYVGRLVPVARYHSLGCANIPTQMRSLAETETAIGPVTMAAETLDGMALGLQFHPESVLTPTGPIMIERCIKQLSSQPTMEGAK from the coding sequence ATGAACCCACACGTCGTCCTCATTGATAACCACGATTCCTTCGTCTATAACCTCGTCGATTCTCTCGCCGGCTATAACACCACCGTCTTCCGAAACACCGTGCCGGTGGAGGAGGTCCTCGCCGCCGAGCCCGACATCATCATCCTCTCGCCGGGGCCGGGCCATCCCCGCGACGCCGGATCGATGATGCAGCTTATCGACGCCTCCCTCGGCCGCATCCCCCTCCTCGGCATCTGCCTCGGCTTCCAGGCGCTCCTCGATCACTTCGGCGGCACCGTCGAGCCCTGCGGCCCAGTCCACGGGTCTTCCGTACCCATGACGCTGACCGACGCCGGTGCGAAACACCCACTCTTTAAGGGACTGACCACCGATTCCGAGCCCGATAATCCGAACTACGTCGGCCGCCTCGTCCCCGTTGCGCGTTACCACTCCTTGGGCTGCGCGAACATTCCCACACAGATGCGCAGCCTCGCCGAGACCGAGACCGCTATCGGACCCGTCACCATGGCGGCAGAGACTCTCGACGGCATGGCACTCGGCCTTCAATTTCACCCGGAATCGGTTCTAACACCGACGGGGCCCATCATGATCGAACGCTGTATTAAACAACTTTCTTCTCAACCCACCATGGAAGGGGCCAAGTAA
- the trpD gene encoding anthranilate phosphoribosyltransferase encodes MTNNQALKTLQKFLDITEPTLEQAIEVFTPLTVGEYDDIHIAALLTHIRTRGETFADVAGAARAFLNAGRPFPVTGEGLMDTAGTGGDGANTINVTTGASLVASAGGVKMVKHGNRSVSSKSGSADVLEALGIPLDLDPDRAVRQLEASNFTFLFAPAYNPAVAHVQPVRKGLGVSTLFNTMGPLLSPGRPEFQIMGIANPKQGQLIAEVFKDLDRTRALVVHGAGTDEIAVHGTTQVWELRDGTINHYELTPEELGISRHELSDLVGGNGEENAAALRAVFAGTGKPAHHDAIAATAGAMFYLNGTTDSIHEGVAHADQLIKDGTVAAWLKKHEEANYGSADRA; translated from the coding sequence ATGACTAATAATCAAGCACTGAAGACGCTGCAGAAATTCCTCGACATCACCGAACCAACCCTCGAGCAGGCCATCGAGGTTTTCACCCCACTGACGGTGGGGGAGTACGACGACATCCATATCGCCGCCCTCCTTACCCACATCCGCACCCGCGGGGAGACCTTCGCCGATGTCGCCGGCGCGGCCCGCGCCTTCCTCAATGCCGGCCGCCCCTTCCCGGTCACCGGCGAGGGGCTCATGGACACCGCGGGAACCGGCGGCGATGGCGCTAACACCATCAACGTCACCACCGGCGCCTCCCTCGTCGCCTCCGCCGGCGGAGTCAAGATGGTCAAGCACGGCAACCGCTCTGTCTCTTCCAAGTCTGGCTCAGCCGACGTCCTCGAGGCCCTCGGTATCCCGCTTGATCTCGACCCGGACCGCGCGGTCCGCCAGCTCGAGGCCTCGAACTTCACCTTCCTCTTCGCGCCGGCCTACAACCCAGCGGTTGCCCACGTGCAACCGGTGCGCAAAGGTCTCGGCGTCTCCACTCTCTTCAACACCATGGGCCCACTGCTGAGCCCCGGCCGCCCGGAGTTCCAGATCATGGGCATCGCTAATCCTAAGCAGGGCCAGCTCATCGCTGAGGTCTTCAAGGATCTCGACCGCACACGCGCGCTCGTCGTCCACGGCGCTGGCACCGATGAGATTGCCGTTCACGGCACAACCCAGGTCTGGGAGCTTCGCGACGGCACCATTAACCACTACGAGCTCACCCCCGAAGAACTCGGCATTTCCCGCCACGAACTGTCAGACCTCGTCGGCGGCAACGGTGAGGAGAACGCCGCAGCGCTGCGCGCTGTCTTCGCTGGCACCGGTAAGCCCGCCCACCATGACGCGATCGCCGCTACCGCCGGCGCGATGTTCTACCTCAATGGCACGACCGACTCCATCCATGAAGGCGTCGCGCATGCCGACCAGCTCATCAAGGATGGCACCGTGGCCGCATGGCTGAAGAAGCACGAGGAGGCGAACTATGGCTCTGCCGACCGTGCTTGA
- a CDS encoding anthranilate synthase component 1, producing the protein MPYTAKREVGYTPDASALFYALAAPQDSLLLESADIESKKNLTCIAITKAALKVVCRGQDVTATALTPAGHLLLDELRQDFRSKMGKNNENSATFSFGLSDEHDERARLRATSTADILRTLQFSQLYSGESLPFLGGGFAFDYVDTFEVLPPVPEGPNEYPDYEFLVAEHVLTVDHLTQTAKIEGWGVDKRTLNEELDRAAATEPITPEAPAPRETISAHASIDDAAFRRHVERLQGNVHAGDIYQVVPSRAFSLECPDAFAAYRTLRETNPSPYMFYVRGAEHELFGASPESNLKYTASDRQVQLYPVAGTRPRGATHELDIRNELEMRTDSKEVSEHIMLVDLARNDLARVAVPGTRKVADLLQVDRYSRVMHLVSRVVATLHEDFDALDAYRACMNMGTLTGAPKLRAMELIRETEGTRRGSFGGAIGYLRGDGSMDNCIVIRSAYVKDGTAVVQAGAGVVRDSIPQSEADETVHKAYAVLSAIAQAHNASLEVIR; encoded by the coding sequence ATGCCGTATACAGCCAAACGCGAGGTCGGGTACACTCCCGACGCCAGCGCGCTCTTTTATGCCCTCGCCGCTCCACAAGATTCCTTGCTCTTAGAGTCCGCGGATATCGAGTCCAAGAAGAATCTCACCTGCATCGCCATCACCAAGGCAGCACTCAAGGTCGTGTGCCGCGGCCAAGACGTCACCGCAACGGCCTTAACTCCAGCAGGTCACCTGCTCTTAGACGAACTCCGCCAGGACTTCCGCTCCAAGATGGGGAAGAACAATGAGAACAGCGCCACCTTCAGCTTCGGGCTCTCCGACGAGCATGATGAGCGCGCCCGCCTCCGTGCCACATCCACGGCCGATATCCTGCGCACGCTGCAGTTTAGCCAGCTCTATTCCGGCGAGTCACTTCCTTTCCTTGGTGGGGGATTCGCCTTCGACTACGTCGACACCTTCGAAGTGCTCCCGCCGGTCCCGGAAGGCCCCAACGAATACCCGGATTATGAGTTTCTCGTCGCCGAGCATGTCCTCACCGTGGATCACCTGACGCAGACGGCGAAGATTGAGGGGTGGGGCGTCGACAAGCGCACGCTCAACGAGGAGCTCGACCGCGCTGCCGCCACCGAACCTATTACTCCAGAGGCTCCCGCGCCGCGCGAGACCATCAGCGCCCACGCCTCGATTGATGACGCTGCTTTCCGCCGCCACGTCGAGCGCCTCCAGGGCAACGTCCACGCTGGCGACATTTACCAAGTCGTGCCCTCGCGCGCCTTTAGCCTCGAGTGCCCCGATGCTTTTGCCGCCTACCGCACGCTGCGTGAGACCAACCCTTCGCCGTACATGTTTTATGTCCGCGGCGCAGAGCACGAGCTTTTCGGTGCTTCCCCTGAGTCCAACCTGAAGTACACGGCCAGCGACCGGCAGGTACAGCTCTACCCGGTTGCCGGCACTCGGCCGCGCGGTGCGACCCACGAGCTGGATATCCGCAATGAACTGGAAATGCGCACGGACTCCAAGGAAGTCTCGGAGCACATCATGCTCGTGGACCTGGCGCGCAATGACCTCGCCCGCGTCGCTGTCCCCGGCACCAGAAAGGTCGCTGACCTGCTCCAAGTCGACCGCTACTCGCGCGTCATGCACTTGGTCTCCCGCGTCGTCGCCACGCTGCACGAGGACTTCGACGCCCTCGACGCCTACCGCGCCTGCATGAACATGGGCACGCTCACCGGCGCTCCGAAGCTGCGCGCCATGGAGCTCATCCGCGAGACCGAAGGTACTCGCCGCGGCTCCTTCGGTGGCGCTATCGGCTACCTGCGCGGCGATGGCTCCATGGACAACTGCATCGTCATCCGCTCCGCCTACGTCAAGGATGGCACGGCCGTCGTCCAGGCCGGCGCGGGCGTCGTCCGCGATTCCATCCCCCAGTCCGAGGCCGATGAGACGGTCCACAAGGCCTACGCGGTGCTCAGCGCCATCGCCCAGGCCCACAACGCTTCCCTGGAGGTCATCCGATGA